In the genome of Tachysurus vachellii isolate PV-2020 chromosome 9, HZAU_Pvac_v1, whole genome shotgun sequence, one region contains:
- the LOC132851719 gene encoding extracellular calcium-sensing receptor-like — protein sequence MQQDGDLILGGLFAVNFDAVFPDLSFTSEPEQPHCQQFDLASFQQAMTMVFAIDEINRNPNLLPNITLGYHLYDNCVTLAVAFRAATALISGTDEIASGLHCTSSPPVIGIVGDPGSTHSIAISSVLGLFRVPMVSYFATCSCLTDRHQFPSFFRTIPSDAFQVRAIVQILKYFGWTWVGLVYSNDDYGIHAANAFHQDVQEQLGGCVAFSEMLPKDNNRRDAERIVKVIKSSTAKVVVVISTDAYLVPIMHEVFLNNVTGKQWIASEAWATSPVFRTQHLLPFLGGTLGIAIRRGEIAGLRNFLLRLHLDMQPANNMVQLFWQAMFRCRFDSDGMQAAGEEQKMLCTGNEDLSSTNTAYSDMSELRASYNVYKAVYALAHALHDLTQCEEGKGPFHGQSCAKISTLQPWQVVHYIQRVNFTTGFGDHVSFDKNGNPLSLYDIMNWQPNLDGSMRLHTVGVVDEAAHTDRVLTLNEDALFWNFEIKKPPRSVCSESCPLGTRRARQKGMPICCFDCLPCADGEISNTTDSNECIVCPDEFWSSPEKDRCVPKEVEFLSYEEPLGISLATASLFGTCFCTGVLIVFVHHRHTPVVRANNSELSFLLLLSLKSCFLCVLLFIGQPQLWTCQLRHVAFGISFVLSVSSILVKTMVVVAVFKSSKPEGQNAMKWFGVAQQRGTVLVLTALQVVICTVWLATASPTPHKNTRYISSKIVFECAVGSVMGFATLLGYIGLLAAVSFLLAFLARNLPDNFNEAKFITFSMLIFCAVWITFVPAYVSSPGKYSVAVEVFAILASSFGLLVAIFAPKCYIILLHPERNTKKAIMGRAPQNK from the exons ATGCAACAGGATGGAGACCTTATTCTGGGAGGCTTATTTGCAGTCAACTTTGATGCTGTGTTTCCAGATTTAAGCTTTACAAGTGAACCGGAACAACCCCATTGTCAACA GTTTGACTTGGCAAGCTTCCAGCAGGCAATGACTATGGTTTTTGCTATTGATGAGATCAATAGAAATCCCAACCTGCTTCCTAACATCACACTGGGCTACCATCTGTATGATAACTGTGTGACACTTGCTGTGGCATTTCGGGCAGCCACAGCCCTGATCAGTGGAACTGATGAAATTGCCTCTGGACTGCATTGCACCAGTTCTCCACCGGTGATTGGGATAGTGGGGGACCCGGGTTCCACTCATTCTATTGCTATCTCTAGTGTGCTGGGGTTGTTTCGAGTGCCTATG GTAAGCTACTTTGCCACTTGCTCCTGTCTCACTGATCGGCATCAGTTCCCCTCCTTTTTCAGGACAATTCCAAGTGACGCTTTCCAGGTCCGTGCCATTGTCcaaattctgaaatattttgGTTGGACCTGGGTGGGCCTGGTGTACAGCAATGATGACTATGGTATCCATGCTGCCAATGCCTTCCACCAGGATGTTCAGGAACAGCTAGGTGGCTGTGTGGCATTTTCTGAGATGCTGCCAAAGGACAACAACCGCAGAGATGCGGAGCGCATTGTCAAAGTGATCAAATCCTCCACAGccaaggtggtggtggtgatttcTACTGATGCTTACTTGGTGCCAATAATGCATGAAGTATTTCTGAACAATGTAACAGGTAAACAATGGATAGCTAGTGAAGCCTGGGCTACTTCACCCGTCTTCCGTACTCAACACCTGCTACCATTCCTTGGAGGAACTCTAGGCATTGCCATTCGTCGGGGAGAGATTGCAGGGCTCCGGAACTTTCTACTACGATTGCATCTTGACATGCAGCCTGCAAACAACATGGTGCAGCTCTTTTGGCAGGCGATGTTCAGATGTAGGTTTGATTCAGACGGCATGCAGGCAGCTGGTGAAGAGCAGAAAATGTTGTGCACAGGGAATGAAGATCTGAGCAGCACAAATACAGCATACAGTGATATGTCTGAACTAAGGGCTtcttataatgtatataaagcaGTGTATGCACTAGCTCATGCCCTTCAtgacctgacacagtgtgaggAGGGCAAAGGGCCCTTTCATGGTCAAAGCTGTGCCAAAATATCTACCCTGCAGCCTTGGCAG GTTGTCCATTACATTCAGAGAGTTAATTTCACCACTGGCTTTGGGGACCACGTATCCTTTGACAAGAATGGCAatcctctgtctctctatgaTATCATGAACTGGCAGCCAAACCTAGATGGTTCGATGAGGCTCCACACAGTTGGTGTGGTGGATGAAGCTGCGCACACAGACCGTGTGCTAACACTGAATGAAGATGCATTGTTCTGGAACTTTGagataaagaaa CCACCGAGGTCTGTTTGCAGTGAAAGCTGCCCCCTGGGCACCAGAAGAGCGAGACAGAAGGGCATGCCAATCTGCTGCTTTGACTGTCTGCCCTGTGCTGATGGAGAAATAAGTAACACAACAG ATTCAAATGAATGCATTGTGTGTCCTGATGAGTTCTGGTCCAGCCCAGAGAAGGATCGTTGTGTCCCTAAGGAAGTGGAATTCCTGTCCTATGAAGAACCACTAGGCATCTCCTTAGCAACAGCTTCCCTGTTTGGCACCTGTTTCTGTACTGGGgttctgattgtgtttgtgcACCACCGTCACACTCCTGTGGTCCGTGCAAACAACTCTGAGCTGAGTTTCCTGCTGCTCCTGTCACTCAAATCGTGCTTCCTGTGTGTGCTGCTGTTCATTGGCCAGCCTCAATTGTGGACATGCCAACTGAGGCATGTGGCATTTGGTATCAGCTTTGTATTGAGCGTCTCCAGCATCCTGGTCAAAACCATGGTGGTTGTGGCTGTGTTTAAGTCCTCTAAGCCAGAAGGCCAAAATGCAATGAAGTGGTTCGGGGTGGCCCAACAGCGAGGTACAGTTCTGGTCCTCACAGCCCTCCAGGTGGTTATATGTACAGTCTGGTTGGCTACAGCATCTCCTACACCCCACAAAAACACTCGCTACATCAGTTCAAAAATAGTCTTTGAATGTGCTGTGGGTTCTGTGATGGGGTTTGCAACTCTGTTAGGCTACATTGGCCTGCTGGCTGCTGTAAGCTTTCTTCTGGCCTTCTTAGCGAGGAACCTGCCAGATAACTTTAACGAAGCCAAATTCATCACCTTTAGCATGCTGATATTTTGTGCCGTGTGGATCACCTTTGTGCCTGCGTACGTCAGCTCTCCAGGGAAGTACTCTGTGGCTGTAGAGGTCTTTGCTATTTTGGCATCTAGTTTTGGGCTACTGGTAGCAATATTTGCTCCAAAGTGCTACATTATACTCTTACACCCTGAGCGGAACACCAAAAAGGCCATCATGGGTCGAGCACCACAAAACAAATAG